One window from the genome of Myxococcales bacterium encodes:
- a CDS encoding ABC transporter permease, producing the protein MRAGTLARVVLAGAFRSPKEFALSSLGIVVGIAAFVLFVALALGVRKVIVKVFPLEQVEVAAPLTTFVGKNTSKQIGDEVVASIRARPEVAWALPRMAVGFPAGVTGSFGSAQLPGFPMIADGIDPSFLADDKDLADLFRDWETPEHIGPACVPPGPDAPASRNPCPNPERQYCDPTDQMCHYRVPGVLSQTVLELYNTIANSNGLPVIGSAERLALRSQLGRARFVVWLGTSVVGGNNVQVGSRQRYVEGMVIGISPKAMQLGATVPIQYVQRWNREFLNEQAGSTYSSVMVSLKSREQVAPFAQWVDDGLGLRLVDSLGKDFATAVFLIGALFVAISVIILSIAAINISHSLFLQVSERRRELGLYRALGAKRLDVRLMILGEAGLLGFVGGGVGVAAARGLGWLGDWAARSFLPNFPHKPDSFFAFEPWIFALGLGIAVVFCVVGGFLPARAASKLAPAVALSQP; encoded by the coding sequence ATGCGCGCCGGTACCCTCGCGCGCGTCGTCCTCGCGGGCGCCTTTCGCTCGCCCAAAGAGTTTGCGCTGTCGTCGCTTGGCATCGTCGTCGGCATCGCGGCATTCGTCTTGTTCGTCGCGCTGGCGCTCGGCGTGCGCAAGGTCATTGTCAAGGTCTTTCCGCTCGAGCAGGTCGAGGTCGCCGCGCCGCTGACGACGTTTGTGGGCAAGAACACGAGCAAGCAGATCGGCGACGAGGTGGTCGCGAGTATTCGCGCCAGGCCAGAGGTGGCGTGGGCGTTGCCGCGCATGGCGGTAGGGTTTCCCGCAGGCGTCACCGGCTCGTTTGGCAGCGCGCAGCTCCCGGGCTTTCCAATGATCGCCGATGGCATCGATCCAAGCTTTCTGGCCGATGACAAAGATCTTGCCGATTTGTTTCGCGACTGGGAGACCCCCGAGCACATTGGGCCCGCCTGCGTCCCGCCAGGCCCAGATGCGCCGGCGTCGCGCAATCCGTGTCCCAATCCCGAGCGGCAATATTGCGATCCGACCGACCAGATGTGTCACTACCGGGTGCCGGGCGTGCTGTCACAGACGGTGCTCGAGCTCTACAACACCATCGCCAATTCCAACGGCCTGCCGGTCATCGGCTCGGCCGAGCGCCTCGCGCTGCGTTCGCAACTTGGACGGGCGCGCTTCGTGGTGTGGCTGGGGACGTCGGTCGTCGGCGGCAACAACGTGCAGGTCGGCTCGCGGCAGCGCTATGTCGAGGGCATGGTGATCGGCATCAGCCCCAAGGCGATGCAGCTAGGCGCCACGGTGCCCATTCAATACGTCCAGCGGTGGAATCGTGAGTTTCTCAACGAACAGGCGGGCTCCACGTATTCATCGGTCATGGTCAGCCTCAAATCGCGCGAGCAGGTCGCGCCCTTTGCGCAATGGGTCGATGATGGCCTGGGGCTGCGCCTGGTCGATTCGCTGGGCAAGGATTTCGCGACGGCGGTGTTTCTCATCGGCGCGCTCTTCGTGGCGATTTCCGTGATCATCCTCAGCATCGCGGCGATCAACATCTCGCACAGCTTGTTCTTGCAGGTCAGCGAACGGCGGCGCGAGCTTGGCTTATATCGCGCGCTCGGTGCCAAACGCCTCGACGTTAGGCTGATGATCTTGGGTGAGGCAGGGCTGCTCGGCTTCGTCGGCGGTGGCGTCGGCGTCGCGGCGGCGCGTGGTCTGGGCTGGCTTGGCGATTGGGCCGCCCGCTCGTTTTTGCCGAATTTTCCGCACAAGCCGGATTCGTTCTTCGCATTTGAGCCGTGGATCTTCGCCCTCGGCCTTGGCATCGCGGTCGTCTTTTGCGTCGTCGGTGGCTTCTTGCCGGCCCGCGCGGCGAGCAAGCTCGCCCCCGCAGTCGCATTGTCGCAGCCGTAG